The Mixta hanseatica genome includes a region encoding these proteins:
- the sseA gene encoding 3-mercaptopyruvate sulfurtransferase: protein MISALFVTAQWLAEHQNDADLQIIDARMAPAGQEHLRDMHAEYAAGHLPNAPFFDIERLSDRNSPYPHMMPRAETFAVAMREQGIDSGKHLVVYDEGNLFSAPRAWWMLRAFGVERVSLLAGGLAGWKQAGYALQTGEVQLPEAEFEARYDTQLVKSVTDVLLISHEGGAQLIDARPANRFTGEVDEPRPGLRRGHIPGSLNVPWGELVVDGQLKPEAELRAVFQRHGVDLTQPIVTSCGSGVTAVVAILALTALGIKDVKLYDGSWSEWGSRDDLPIANAH, encoded by the coding sequence ATGATATCCGCTCTCTTTGTAACCGCTCAGTGGTTAGCCGAACATCAAAACGATGCAGATTTGCAGATTATCGACGCGCGTATGGCCCCCGCCGGTCAGGAACATCTGCGGGATATGCATGCAGAATATGCTGCAGGACACCTGCCTAACGCGCCTTTTTTTGATATTGAGCGGCTTTCCGATCGCAACAGCCCTTATCCGCATATGATGCCGCGCGCGGAAACTTTTGCCGTCGCCATGCGCGAGCAGGGCATCGACAGTGGAAAACACTTGGTGGTGTATGACGAAGGCAATCTGTTTTCCGCGCCGCGCGCCTGGTGGATGCTGCGCGCGTTCGGCGTTGAGCGGGTTTCGCTACTGGCGGGCGGCCTGGCAGGCTGGAAACAGGCGGGCTATGCCCTGCAAACCGGCGAGGTGCAGCTGCCGGAAGCGGAATTTGAGGCGCGTTACGATACGCAATTAGTGAAAAGCGTAACGGATGTCTTGTTGATCAGCCATGAAGGCGGCGCACAGCTGATTGATGCGCGTCCGGCCAATCGCTTCACTGGCGAAGTTGACGAGCCACGTCCCGGCCTGCGGCGCGGGCATATTCCCGGCAGCCTGAATGTACCGTGGGGCGAACTGGTGGTTGATGGCCAACTGAAGCCGGAGGCGGAACTGCGTGCGGTCTTCCAGCGCCACGGAGTGGATTTAACTCAGCCTATTGTGACCAGCTGCGGATCCGGCGTCACGGCGGTGGTGGCTATCCTGGCGTTAACGGCGCTGGGTATTAAAGATGTGAAGCTGTATGACGGCTCATGGAGCGAATGGGGTAGCCGCGACGATCTGCCCATCGCCAACGCGCATTAA
- a CDS encoding alpha-2-macroglobulin family protein produces MSGLGYKAGAALLLSLMLLSGCDDNKQDVPPQAAARQPAAAKSSPPPLSAEQRAAQQARERGKPLQVIDMSEVQLDGASTLLVTFSVSLNEQQDFSQYAHIADSKSGVLEGGWELSPNRKELRFRHLEPARELKVRIDSGLKAANGATLEKQAEQTLTTRDIQPMVGFASRGSLLPTRITTGLPVMALNVNQVDVDFFRIKTASLPAFIADWQYGNSLQTWQSESLLQKAELVYTGRFDLNPTRNTREQLQLPLGDIKPLSQPGVYLAVMKQAGTYSYTNAATLFTLSDIGLSLHQFPQRIDLFSQRLEDGAALDGVTLTMLDEKGHTLSQAATDQQGHATLPWQSKAKLILATKNDQTSLLDLSRPALDLAEFAVTGPEGYDKQLFIFGPRDLYRPGETLIANALLRDADGKPLPPQPVKLEIVKPDGDTARTLTWQPENGLWQLRYPLPKDAPTGRWMLRVDASDGRPRQWPFNVEDFMPERMALSLTASDRPITPASDVNFHASGRYLYGAPATGNRLQGQLFLRPDREAVKTLPGYQFGDINEQGLKRNLDEIDLTLDQQGEISVAAPTSWQEIHSPAQLILQASLLESGGRPVTRRVSQAIWPADVLPGIRPLFASKEVYDYRNDTTLIQPVVDENSNAAFSIVLANARGEKMTGQPVEVRLIRERRDYYWSFAEGEGWQSRYEQKDLVEETREITLSEQGEARVAFPVEWGAYRIEAVAPNSDLRSSVRFWAGYSWQDNTDSTGAVRPDQVKLKLDKANYQPGERAMVQIEAPAAGKGYLLVESSNGPLWWQTVDVPAGGTTVAVPIDKAWRRHDLYFSALVIRPGDKAQGVTPKRAVGILHLPMQDTARRLDLTLTAPQKIRPNQNLTVKVKASSAGGELPKQVKVLVSAVDSGVLSITDYKTPDPYVAFFGRKRYNADQYDVYGHLIEGQGRLAALRFGGDGDEGDPLKRGGQQPVNHVNILATQLQPVTLDANGEGTINLPIPEFNGEVRLMAQAWSDDRFGQGESKVVVAAPLITQLATPRFLAGGDSSRLALDITNLTEQPQTLQVDLQASGLVTLEDPSPRQLRLRPGQRTTLYVPVNAAMGYGEGSIDAIISGVEIPGETVTPAKGHWSLGVRPAWPAETRSFNAVIRPDLPWQIPAEMFSGLVPATVQSQLALSGRPPLNIARYISELYAWPYGCLEQTISGLWPSLYTNHAELTALGIKSGSDSERRAAIDTGLDRIGQMQRYNGGFGLWGKESAEEFWLTAYAMDFLTRAGEQGYSLDNAVLKKGNERLLRYLQDGSQIEVYYSNDAAATRFNVQSYAALVLARQQKAPLGALRALYEQRAQAKSGLALVQLSVALKLMGDTPRANALLKQGVNSVRPAHLYWLEDYGSPLRDSAQILTLLREYQLLPEVQDTLIIALAQQLNGKQWLSTQENNALFLAGRALEQDEDAAWQVSLNGQAQPLSGNKTRILPLSESQLAAGITVNNAGDAPVYGRLDVVGYAQTPPPAASHNLKVRREYFDLNGKPLALDALESGQLVLVHLTVSAADRIPDALVTDLLPAGLELENQNLANSSASLSESAANVQELMNDMQQVSIKHIEFRDDRFVAAIDVDSYRPAELLYLARAVTPGNYQVPAPQVESMYVPQWRATGETPARLTVR; encoded by the coding sequence ATGTCCGGATTAGGATATAAAGCAGGCGCCGCCTTGCTGCTGTCGCTGATGCTGCTGAGCGGCTGCGATGATAATAAACAGGACGTGCCGCCGCAGGCCGCCGCCCGCCAACCGGCTGCGGCGAAGAGCAGCCCGCCACCCCTTAGCGCTGAACAGCGGGCCGCGCAGCAGGCGCGCGAGCGGGGCAAGCCGCTGCAGGTTATCGATATGTCGGAAGTGCAGCTCGACGGCGCCAGCACGCTGCTGGTGACCTTTTCCGTTTCATTGAATGAGCAACAGGATTTTAGCCAGTACGCGCATATCGCCGACAGTAAAAGCGGCGTTCTGGAAGGCGGCTGGGAGCTTTCACCCAATCGAAAAGAGCTGCGTTTTCGCCATCTGGAGCCGGCAAGAGAACTGAAGGTGCGCATTGATAGCGGGCTAAAAGCCGCTAATGGCGCCACGCTGGAAAAGCAGGCGGAACAGACGCTAACCACGCGAGATATTCAGCCGATGGTCGGGTTCGCCAGCCGCGGCTCGCTGCTGCCGACGCGCATCACCACCGGGCTGCCGGTGATGGCGCTGAATGTTAATCAGGTGGATGTCGATTTCTTCCGTATCAAAACCGCCTCCCTCCCGGCCTTTATTGCCGACTGGCAATATGGCAATAGCCTGCAAACCTGGCAGTCCGAGTCGCTGCTGCAAAAGGCGGAGCTGGTCTATACCGGACGATTCGATCTTAATCCGACGCGCAATACGCGCGAGCAGCTTCAGCTGCCGCTGGGCGATATTAAGCCGCTGTCGCAGCCGGGCGTCTACCTGGCCGTCATGAAACAGGCGGGCACCTACAGCTACACCAACGCCGCCACGCTGTTTACGCTCAGTGATATCGGCCTCTCGCTGCATCAATTCCCGCAGCGAATCGATCTGTTCAGCCAGCGGTTGGAGGATGGCGCAGCGCTGGATGGCGTAACGCTGACCATGCTGGATGAGAAAGGGCATACATTAAGCCAGGCCGCTACCGATCAACAGGGGCACGCGACGCTGCCCTGGCAGAGCAAAGCAAAATTGATCCTGGCAACGAAAAACGATCAAACTTCGCTGCTCGATCTTAGCCGCCCGGCGCTGGATCTGGCGGAGTTCGCCGTGACCGGGCCGGAGGGCTATGACAAACAGCTGTTTATTTTCGGACCGCGCGATCTTTATCGTCCCGGCGAGACACTGATTGCCAACGCGTTGCTACGTGACGCAGATGGCAAACCATTGCCGCCGCAGCCGGTAAAGCTGGAGATAGTCAAACCGGACGGTGATACGGCGCGTACCCTGACCTGGCAGCCAGAAAACGGTCTGTGGCAGCTGCGTTACCCGCTACCGAAGGATGCACCGACCGGACGCTGGATGCTGCGCGTGGATGCGAGCGATGGCCGCCCACGTCAGTGGCCGTTCAATGTAGAAGATTTTATGCCGGAGCGTATGGCGCTCAGCCTGACAGCCAGCGACCGGCCCATTACGCCTGCCAGCGATGTGAATTTTCATGCCAGCGGGCGTTATCTGTACGGCGCGCCCGCTACCGGCAATCGCCTGCAGGGACAACTGTTCTTGCGTCCCGATCGCGAGGCGGTGAAAACGCTGCCTGGCTATCAGTTCGGCGATATTAACGAACAGGGCCTGAAGCGTAATCTGGATGAAATTGACCTGACGCTGGATCAGCAGGGAGAAATTTCGGTTGCCGCGCCGACTTCATGGCAGGAGATACATTCGCCAGCCCAGTTGATTCTGCAGGCCAGCCTGTTGGAAAGCGGCGGGCGTCCGGTTACGCGACGCGTTAGCCAGGCGATCTGGCCTGCCGACGTGTTGCCGGGCATCCGTCCACTGTTCGCCAGTAAAGAGGTCTACGATTACCGCAACGATACCACTCTCATCCAGCCGGTTGTCGATGAGAACAGTAACGCGGCGTTCAGTATCGTGCTGGCGAATGCGCGCGGCGAGAAAATGACCGGCCAGCCGGTTGAGGTGCGTCTGATCCGCGAGCGGCGTGACTATTACTGGAGTTTCGCTGAAGGCGAGGGCTGGCAGTCACGCTATGAGCAAAAAGATCTGGTGGAAGAGACGCGTGAAATAACGCTAAGCGAACAGGGCGAAGCCAGGGTGGCTTTTCCGGTGGAGTGGGGCGCATATCGCATCGAAGCGGTAGCGCCCAATAGCGATCTGCGCAGCAGCGTACGCTTCTGGGCCGGCTACAGCTGGCAGGATAACACCGACAGCACCGGCGCGGTGCGCCCCGATCAGGTAAAACTAAAGCTGGACAAAGCCAACTATCAGCCCGGAGAAAGGGCGATGGTGCAGATAGAAGCGCCCGCCGCAGGTAAAGGTTATCTGCTGGTGGAGTCGAGCAACGGTCCGCTCTGGTGGCAAACGGTCGATGTGCCAGCCGGGGGAACCACGGTAGCGGTTCCGATTGATAAGGCCTGGCGTCGCCACGATCTTTACTTCAGCGCGCTGGTGATTCGTCCTGGTGATAAGGCACAGGGCGTTACGCCGAAACGCGCCGTGGGGATTTTACATTTACCGATGCAGGATACCGCGCGCCGGTTGGATCTGACGCTAACGGCGCCGCAAAAAATACGGCCGAATCAAAATCTGACGGTAAAGGTGAAAGCTTCCAGCGCAGGCGGCGAGCTGCCGAAACAGGTCAAGGTGCTGGTGTCAGCCGTTGATAGCGGCGTGTTGAGCATTACCGATTATAAAACCCCCGATCCTTATGTCGCCTTCTTTGGTCGTAAGCGCTATAACGCCGATCAGTATGATGTCTACGGGCATCTTATCGAAGGGCAGGGCAGGCTGGCCGCGTTGCGCTTTGGCGGGGATGGTGACGAAGGCGATCCGCTCAAGCGCGGCGGACAACAGCCGGTTAATCACGTCAATATCCTTGCGACGCAGCTACAGCCGGTAACGCTGGATGCCAACGGCGAAGGTACAATTAATCTACCGATACCGGAATTTAACGGAGAGGTGCGGCTGATGGCTCAGGCCTGGAGCGACGATCGCTTCGGCCAGGGCGAAAGTAAAGTGGTGGTCGCCGCGCCGTTGATTACCCAGCTGGCGACGCCACGTTTTTTGGCCGGCGGCGACAGCAGCCGACTGGCGCTGGATATCACGAACCTGACGGAGCAGCCGCAAACGCTGCAGGTTGATCTGCAGGCCAGCGGTCTTGTCACGCTGGAGGACCCTTCACCGCGTCAGCTGCGGCTGCGTCCGGGTCAGCGCACCACGCTGTACGTGCCGGTCAACGCCGCGATGGGCTATGGCGAGGGCAGCATCGACGCCATTATTAGCGGGGTGGAAATCCCTGGCGAAACCGTGACGCCTGCTAAAGGACACTGGAGCCTTGGCGTGCGTCCCGCCTGGCCGGCAGAAACACGCAGTTTTAACGCCGTTATCCGCCCCGACCTGCCGTGGCAGATACCTGCCGAAATGTTCAGTGGGCTGGTGCCGGCCACGGTACAGAGCCAGCTGGCGCTCAGCGGCCGTCCGCCGCTCAATATCGCGCGTTATATCAGCGAGCTTTACGCCTGGCCCTACGGCTGCCTGGAACAAACCATCAGCGGCCTGTGGCCTTCGCTCTATACCAATCATGCCGAGCTAACGGCATTAGGAATCAAAAGCGGTAGCGATAGCGAGCGACGCGCGGCGATTGATACCGGGCTCGATCGTATCGGTCAGATGCAGCGCTATAACGGCGGCTTTGGTTTGTGGGGTAAAGAGAGCGCCGAAGAGTTCTGGCTTACTGCTTACGCGATGGATTTCCTCACCCGCGCAGGCGAGCAGGGCTATAGCCTGGATAACGCGGTGCTGAAGAAAGGCAATGAGCGCCTGCTGCGCTATCTGCAGGATGGCAGCCAGATTGAGGTTTATTACAGCAACGATGCTGCCGCGACGCGTTTCAACGTGCAGTCTTACGCCGCGCTGGTATTGGCGCGTCAGCAGAAAGCGCCGCTGGGGGCGCTGCGTGCGCTGTATGAACAGCGCGCGCAGGCCAAATCGGGGCTGGCGCTGGTACAACTGAGTGTAGCGCTCAAGCTGATGGGCGATACGCCGCGCGCCAACGCGCTGCTGAAGCAGGGCGTAAATAGCGTGCGTCCGGCTCATCTTTACTGGCTGGAGGATTACGGCAGCCCGCTGCGCGACAGCGCGCAAATCCTGACGCTGCTACGCGAATATCAGCTGTTGCCGGAGGTTCAGGACACATTAATCATTGCTCTGGCGCAACAGCTGAACGGCAAACAGTGGCTGTCGACGCAGGAAAACAATGCGCTGTTTCTTGCGGGACGCGCGCTGGAGCAGGATGAAGACGCGGCGTGGCAGGTCAGCCTTAATGGGCAGGCACAGCCGCTCAGCGGTAACAAAACCCGCATTCTGCCGCTAAGCGAATCTCAGCTCGCCGCAGGCATAACGGTTAACAATGCTGGCGACGCGCCGGTTTATGGTCGACTGGATGTGGTCGGCTACGCACAGACGCCGCCGCCAGCCGCCAGCCATAACCTGAAGGTGCGTCGCGAATATTTCGATCTAAACGGCAAACCGCTGGCTCTGGATGCGCTGGAGAGCGGGCAGCTGGTGCTGGTGCATCTCACCGTCTCTGCCGCCGATCGCATACCGGACGCGCTGGTAACCGATCTGCTTCCCGCCGGACTGGAGCTGGAGAATCAAAACCTGGCCAATAGCAGCGCCAGCCTGAGCGAAAGCGCGGCAAATGTGCAGGAGCTGATGAATGATATGCAACAGGTGAGCATCAAACATATCGAGTTTCGCGACGATCGTTTTGTTGCGGCTATTGATGTGGATAGCTACCGGCCCGCCGAACTGCTCTATTTGGCGCGGGCGGTTACGCCGGGCAACTATCAGGTTCCGGCGCCGCAGGTGGAATCGATGTATGTACCGCAGTGGCGTGCAACCGGTGAAACGCCGGCGCGTCTGACGGTTCGCTAA
- the pbpC gene encoding peptidoglycan glycosyltransferase PbpC (penicillin-binding protein 1C), with translation MTSLLRSVKILLLSLLLLLALLWLVDRLFPLPLQQVAPARVVVAQDGTPLWRFADKNGIWRYPVTPEEVSPWYLQALLTYEDRWFWHHPGINPFALLRAAWQDLRGGEIISGGSTLTMQVARLIDPQPRNFTGKLHQAWRALQLEWHLSKREILTLYLNRAPFGGTLEGVGAASWSWLGKPPAALTRGEAALLAVLPQAPSRLRPDRWPERAQAARDKVLLRLAEYGVWPQATVEEIMQESVWLAPRQMPQLAPLLARRVVSLSTQAKITTTINASLQRQIEALAQGWKGSLPPRTSMAVLVVDHTTMQVRAWMGSVDLDDQSRFGHVDMIGSVRSPGSVLKPFLYGLALDDGLIAAESLLQDVPRRFGDYRPGNFDTGFHGPVSASEALVRSLNLPAVQLLEAYGPKRLTAALRNAGLTLHFPAAAEPNLSLILGGTGARMEEVVAAYSAFARHGQAARLRLLAQDPLIERPLLSPGAAWIVRRILAGEAQPQPDATLPAVVPLAWKTGTSYGYRDAWAIGINARYLIGVWVGRPDGTPVAGQYGAASAIPVLNQLHHLLMASPQLRGHMLPADPRPASVSALTLCWPGGQPLPAGDSSCRQRRQSWILNGTTPPTLLADGQEGLFGLQQTVWLNSQGERVAADCSGAQAQRVALWPLPLEPWLQPGERRAQRLPSVSAHCPPTMENNAPPLLLTGIRDGQILHRLPGKSELTLSVTAQGGHGEERWWFLNGEVLSAADGGLTQRLVFNRAGRYQLSVLDNAGQVAAASFTVE, from the coding sequence ATGACATCTCTTTTACGTTCCGTAAAAATTCTGTTGTTAAGTCTGCTGCTTCTGCTGGCCCTGCTGTGGCTGGTAGATCGCTTATTTCCTTTACCGTTGCAGCAGGTTGCGCCTGCCCGCGTGGTGGTGGCGCAAGACGGCACGCCGCTGTGGCGCTTCGCCGATAAAAATGGCATTTGGCGTTATCCGGTCACGCCGGAAGAAGTTTCGCCCTGGTATTTGCAGGCGCTGCTGACCTATGAAGATCGCTGGTTCTGGCATCATCCCGGTATCAATCCTTTCGCGCTGCTGCGTGCCGCCTGGCAGGATTTACGCGGCGGGGAAATCATTTCCGGCGGCAGTACCCTCACTATGCAGGTCGCGCGGCTGATCGATCCGCAACCGCGGAACTTTACCGGCAAGTTGCATCAGGCATGGCGCGCGTTGCAGCTGGAGTGGCATCTCTCCAAACGAGAGATATTAACGCTTTACCTGAACCGTGCGCCCTTTGGCGGGACGCTGGAAGGGGTAGGCGCAGCCAGCTGGAGTTGGCTGGGCAAGCCGCCTGCGGCGCTCACTCGCGGCGAAGCGGCGCTGTTAGCGGTATTGCCTCAGGCTCCCAGCCGTTTACGACCGGATCGCTGGCCGGAACGGGCGCAGGCGGCGCGTGATAAAGTCCTGTTGCGTCTGGCTGAGTATGGCGTTTGGCCACAAGCGACCGTTGAGGAGATCATGCAGGAGTCGGTCTGGCTGGCGCCGCGCCAGATGCCGCAGCTGGCGCCGTTGCTGGCGCGTCGGGTCGTGTCGCTGTCAACGCAAGCCAAAATCACCACCACGATTAACGCCTCGCTACAGCGGCAGATCGAAGCATTAGCGCAGGGCTGGAAAGGATCCTTGCCGCCGCGAACCTCCATGGCGGTACTGGTGGTGGATCACACCACCATGCAGGTTCGCGCATGGATGGGCTCGGTCGATCTTGATGATCAAAGCCGTTTCGGCCATGTCGATATGATCGGCAGCGTGCGATCGCCGGGATCGGTGCTGAAGCCCTTTTTATATGGGCTGGCGCTGGATGATGGCCTGATTGCCGCTGAATCACTGCTACAGGATGTGCCGCGCCGTTTCGGGGATTATCGCCCCGGTAACTTTGATACAGGTTTTCATGGCCCGGTCAGCGCCAGCGAAGCGCTGGTTCGATCGTTGAATTTACCGGCGGTGCAGCTGCTGGAAGCTTATGGCCCGAAACGTCTGACTGCGGCGCTGCGTAATGCCGGGCTGACGCTGCATTTTCCCGCGGCGGCAGAGCCTAATCTGTCGCTGATCCTCGGCGGCACCGGCGCGCGGATGGAAGAGGTGGTGGCGGCATACAGCGCTTTCGCCCGCCATGGTCAGGCGGCCCGTTTGCGCTTACTGGCACAGGACCCCTTAATTGAACGGCCTTTGCTGTCGCCGGGTGCCGCCTGGATTGTACGGCGTATCCTGGCAGGCGAAGCGCAGCCTCAGCCTGACGCCACGCTGCCCGCAGTAGTGCCGTTGGCCTGGAAAACCGGCACCAGCTATGGTTATCGCGATGCCTGGGCTATCGGTATTAATGCGCGTTATTTGATTGGCGTCTGGGTCGGGCGTCCTGACGGCACGCCGGTCGCGGGCCAGTACGGGGCGGCAAGCGCCATTCCGGTGCTTAACCAACTGCATCATTTGCTAATGGCGTCGCCGCAGCTGCGTGGACATATGTTGCCCGCCGATCCGCGTCCGGCCAGCGTTAGCGCGCTGACATTATGCTGGCCGGGCGGGCAGCCGTTGCCCGCCGGCGATAGCAGTTGCCGTCAGCGGCGCCAAAGCTGGATATTAAACGGCACCACGCCTCCCACTCTGCTCGCTGACGGGCAGGAAGGGCTGTTCGGCCTGCAGCAAACCGTCTGGCTCAATTCGCAAGGCGAGCGGGTCGCCGCAGACTGTAGTGGAGCACAGGCGCAGCGGGTGGCGCTTTGGCCGCTGCCGCTGGAGCCATGGCTGCAGCCCGGCGAGCGGCGAGCGCAGCGTTTGCCGAGCGTCTCGGCCCATTGCCCGCCGACGATGGAAAACAACGCGCCGCCTCTGCTGCTAACCGGCATTCGGGATGGGCAGATTCTGCATCGCCTGCCGGGAAAATCTGAATTAACGCTTAGCGTCACGGCGCAGGGAGGCCATGGCGAAGAGCGTTGGTGGTTTCTTAATGGCGAAGTGCTGAGCGCTGCCGACGGCGGTCTGACGCAGCGGCTGGTTTTTAATCGTGCCGGACGATATCAACTCAGCGTACTGGATAATGCCGGTCAGGTCGCCGCCGCATCTTTCACCGTGGAATAA
- the ndk gene encoding nucleoside-diphosphate kinase, with protein sequence MTVERTFSIVKPNAVAKNVIGAIYNRFEAAGFKIVAAKMLHLTKEQAEGFYAEHKGKPFFDGLVEFMTSGPIVVSVLEGENAVQRHRDLMGATNPANALAGTLRADYADSFTENATHGSDSQESAAREIAFFFGENEICPRTR encoded by the coding sequence ATGACAGTAGAACGTACCTTTTCCATCGTAAAACCGAACGCGGTGGCAAAAAACGTAATTGGTGCAATTTATAACCGTTTCGAAGCCGCAGGTTTCAAAATTGTTGCTGCAAAAATGCTGCACCTGACCAAGGAGCAGGCGGAAGGTTTTTATGCCGAGCATAAAGGCAAACCTTTCTTCGACGGTCTGGTTGAGTTCATGACCTCCGGTCCGATCGTAGTTTCCGTACTGGAAGGCGAAAACGCCGTTCAGCGTCACCGTGACCTGATGGGCGCAACCAACCCGGCTAACGCGCTGGCGGGTACGCTGCGTGCTGATTACGCTGACAGCTTCACTGAAAACGCCACCCACGGCTCTGACTCTCAGGAGTCTGCCGCACGTGAAATCGCGTTCTTCTTCGGTGAAAACGAGATTTGCCCGCGTACCCGTTAA
- a CDS encoding bifunctional tRNA (adenosine(37)-C2)-methyltransferase TrmG/ribosomal RNA large subunit methyltransferase RlmN, giving the protein MSEHIVTPSSASPVVVSPKSEKINLLDLNRQQMREFFLSLGEKPFRADQVMKWMYHYCCDDFDEMTDINKVLRNKLKQLTEIRAPEVAEEKRSADGTIKWAIRVGDQLVETVYIPEDDRATLCVSSQVGCALECKFCSTAQQGFNRNLRVSEIIGQVWRAAKIIGAAKVTGQRPITNVVMMGMGEPLLNLNNVVPAMEIMLDDFGFGLSKRRVTLSTSGVVPALDKLGDVIDVALAISLHAPNDTIRDEIVPINKKYNIETFLGAVRRYLEKSNANQGRVTIEYVMLDHINDSTDNAHELAELLKDTPCKINLIPWNPFPGAPYGRSSNSRVDRFAKVLMSYGFTTIVRKTRGDDIDAACGQLAGDVIDRTKRTLRKKMAGEQISVKAL; this is encoded by the coding sequence ATGTCCGAACACATTGTGACGCCGTCGTCCGCATCTCCCGTTGTTGTTTCCCCAAAAAGCGAAAAAATCAATCTGCTCGATCTTAATCGTCAGCAGATGCGCGAATTTTTTCTTTCTCTCGGCGAGAAACCCTTCCGTGCCGATCAGGTTATGAAATGGATGTATCACTACTGCTGTGATGATTTCGATGAAATGACCGACATCAATAAGGTACTGCGCAACAAGCTTAAGCAGCTCACTGAAATCCGCGCGCCGGAAGTGGCTGAAGAGAAACGCTCTGCCGACGGCACCATCAAATGGGCTATCCGCGTTGGCGATCAGCTGGTGGAAACGGTTTATATCCCGGAAGACGACCGCGCTACGCTGTGCGTTTCTTCCCAGGTGGGTTGCGCACTGGAATGTAAATTCTGTTCAACCGCACAGCAAGGTTTTAACCGCAACCTGCGCGTTTCTGAAATTATTGGCCAGGTATGGCGTGCTGCAAAAATTATCGGCGCCGCTAAAGTCACCGGCCAGCGTCCGATTACTAACGTCGTCATGATGGGCATGGGTGAGCCGCTGCTTAACCTGAATAATGTCGTCCCGGCAATGGAAATTATGCTGGATGATTTCGGCTTTGGTCTTTCCAAACGCCGCGTGACGCTCTCTACCTCAGGCGTAGTGCCGGCGCTGGATAAGCTGGGTGATGTTATCGACGTCGCGCTGGCGATTTCGCTGCATGCGCCGAACGACACCATTCGCGACGAGATCGTCCCGATCAATAAAAAATATAACATTGAAACTTTCCTTGGCGCGGTACGCCGTTACCTGGAAAAATCCAATGCTAATCAGGGTCGCGTTACGATTGAATATGTCATGCTGGATCACATTAACGACAGCACCGACAACGCGCATGAACTGGCTGAACTGCTGAAGGATACTCCCTGCAAGATCAACCTGATCCCATGGAACCCCTTCCCGGGCGCGCCTTACGGCCGCAGCTCAAATAGCCGCGTCGATCGCTTTGCGAAAGTGCTGATGAGCTATGGTTTCACCACCATCGTACGTAAAACGCGCGGCGACGATATCGATGCCGCTTGTGGTCAGCTGGCGGGTGATGTGATTGACCGTACCAAGCGAACCCTGCGCAAGAAAATGGCGGGTGAACAAATATCTGTGAAGGCGCTCTGA